One Brassica napus cultivar Da-Ae chromosome C4, Da-Ae, whole genome shotgun sequence genomic region harbors:
- the LOC125585774 gene encoding uncharacterized protein LOC125585774, with the protein MERLVGCAVTWLRMIQDRDELLDWRDFKMKLKRRFKTTKGGTILSQMLRLRQTGTISEYREQFEELSAEVPHVPNDVLEEIFLHGMKRSMREQVVRLRPAGMDEIVDMATIIEEQENERHSYQSRPFQRTNSALALNSHPRGSNYSPGKQDSGASCSFIATRVVEKLGLPVVATPDFGVAIGDGRIMTSSGKCEGLKLIIQGIEIQGDFMLFDLGATDMVLGYTWLASLGETGINWDLHVMRFQIDGEWVTISSDPALLREQISLSSMEKLCDSEDVVYLLELQTLFENP; encoded by the exons ATGGAACGCTTGGTGGGATGTGCTGTAACGTGGTTAAGAATGATACAAGATCGCGATGAGTTGTTAGATTGGAGggattttaaaatgaaacttaAGAGGAGATTCAAGACCACGAAAGGAGGAACTATTCTCAGTCAAATGCTTCGCTTGAGGCAGACGGGTACGATTTCTGAGTATAGGGAGCAGTTCGAGGAACTCTCTGCTGAAGTACCTCACGTTCCTAATGACGTTCTGGAAGAGATCTTCCTACATGGGATGAAGAGAAGCATGAGGGAGCAGGTAGTGAGGTTGAGACCAGCGGGAATGGACGAGATAGTGGACATGGCGACCATCATTGAAGAGCAGGAGAATGAGAGGCACTCCTATCAGTCGAGGCCGTTTCAAAGGACTAACTCAGCTCTGGCTTTAAACTCCCACCCGAGGGGTAGCAACTACAGCCCGGGAAAGCAAG ACTCGGGAGCCTCATGTAGTTTCATTGCGACCAGAGTGGTGGAGAAGCTAGGACTCCCTGTTGTAGCGACTCCAGACTTCGGTGTGGCTATTGGAGATGGTAGAATCATGACAAGCAGTGGAAAGTGTGAAGGGCTTAAGCTGATCATACAAGGGATTGAGATACAGGGAGACTTCATGCTGTTTGACTTAGGAGCTACCGACATGGTGTTAGGCTACACATGGTTGGCTTCATTGGGAGAAACAGGAATCAACTGGGATTTGCACGTGATGCGTTTCCAAATAGATGGAGAATGGGTGACTATCTCCAGCGATCCCGCGTTGCTGCGAGAGCAAATATCTCTAAGCTCTATGGAGAAGCTGTGTGACAGTGAAGACGTGGTATACTTACTGGAGTTACAAACCCTCTTCGAGAATCCGTAA